From Sporosarcina sp. 6E9, a single genomic window includes:
- the mltG gene encoding endolytic transglycosylase MltG, translating into MDKDSKTQLMFERMREKKKEVRVVRRIVLAIVLLILIIGFFIGKSVYQYVVSGLQPLDPESEEIINVEIPIGSGLNSIAATLESKGVIKDARLFKYYAKFNNESQFQAGTYDLTKAMTPDELIQSLKSGKLYREPVFTMTVPEGLTIKEIALVVEKRTDITAEEFENYVNDEETINMFIGKFPNVITEEIKGEKIKFPLEGYLFPATYPFYEEKPTVETVVDEMIQATVSNVSSYLNYLEENEKTVHWLLTFSSLLEKEATQKSDRATIASVFNNRMQPKNPNQEVMPLQTDPTVAYAHGQHLSVTSYADLEIDDPYNTYKYKGLPPGPIANAGKESIDAVIDPESTDYLYFLADKDGENHFSKTYEEHLAKRAKYIDKK; encoded by the coding sequence ATGGATAAAGATTCGAAGACACAATTGATGTTCGAACGGATGCGTGAAAAAAAGAAAGAAGTTAGAGTGGTTAGAAGAATTGTTCTGGCAATCGTACTCCTTATACTTATTATTGGGTTCTTCATAGGAAAGTCTGTTTATCAATACGTGGTAAGTGGATTACAACCCCTTGATCCAGAATCTGAAGAGATCATAAATGTTGAAATTCCGATTGGCTCCGGATTGAATTCAATTGCAGCGACGCTTGAAAGTAAAGGAGTTATAAAAGATGCAAGACTCTTTAAATATTATGCGAAATTTAACAATGAATCCCAGTTTCAAGCGGGTACATACGACTTAACGAAAGCCATGACGCCAGATGAATTAATCCAAAGTTTGAAATCAGGGAAATTATACCGTGAGCCGGTATTTACGATGACTGTACCAGAAGGGTTAACCATAAAGGAAATTGCGCTTGTTGTTGAAAAAAGAACGGATATTACTGCAGAAGAATTTGAAAACTACGTGAACGATGAAGAAACGATAAATATGTTTATAGGAAAGTTTCCAAACGTTATCACAGAGGAAATTAAAGGCGAGAAAATTAAATTTCCGCTTGAAGGCTATTTGTTCCCTGCGACGTATCCATTCTATGAAGAAAAACCAACTGTCGAAACAGTAGTTGATGAAATGATTCAAGCGACAGTATCGAATGTATCGTCTTATTTAAATTACTTAGAAGAAAATGAAAAAACAGTTCATTGGTTATTGACATTCTCTTCACTTCTAGAAAAAGAAGCGACTCAGAAATCAGACCGTGCTACGATAGCAAGTGTATTTAATAACCGGATGCAACCTAAGAATCCTAATCAAGAAGTTATGCCACTTCAAACGGATCCAACTGTTGCCTATGCACATGGTCAACATTTAAGCGTGACATCTTATGCTGATCTTGAAATCGATGATCCATACAACACTTATAAATATAAAGGTCTACCACCGGGACCGATAGCAAATGCTGGAAAGGAGTCAATTGACGCAGTCATTGATCCTGAGAGTACCGATTATTTATATTTCCTTGCAGATAAAGATGGCGAAAATCATTTTTCGAAAACATATGAGGAGCATTTGGCAAAACGCGCAAAATATATCGATAAAAAATAA
- a CDS encoding YqeG family HAD IIIA-type phosphatase, protein MYKRFLPDEFVKDVFHIKPEKLVEKGIKGIITDLDNTLVEWDRPDATPEVIEWLKGMQDAGIQVTIVSNNNEGRVKVFSDPLGVPFVFDARKPLVKSFVKARKLMGIEKEETVVIGDQLLTDILGGNRKGLHTILVVPVATSDAFFTKFNRMIERRIMAGLKRRGLITWEE, encoded by the coding sequence TTGTATAAACGCTTTTTACCAGATGAGTTCGTGAAAGATGTTTTCCATATAAAGCCTGAAAAGTTGGTTGAAAAGGGTATTAAAGGAATTATTACAGATTTAGATAATACGCTTGTAGAATGGGATCGTCCTGATGCAACTCCTGAAGTAATCGAATGGTTAAAAGGGATGCAGGATGCTGGCATACAAGTTACAATTGTTTCAAATAATAATGAAGGTCGAGTGAAAGTTTTTTCGGATCCTTTAGGTGTTCCTTTCGTTTTTGATGCGCGAAAACCACTTGTGAAATCGTTCGTGAAAGCCCGTAAACTTATGGGAATCGAAAAAGAAGAAACCGTTGTCATCGGAGATCAACTTTTAACTGATATACTCGGAGGGAATCGTAAAGGATTACATACGATACTAGTCGTGCCTGTTGCAACTTCAGATGCATTTTTTACGAAGTTTAACCGCATGATTGAAAGAAGAATTATGGCAGGCCTAAAGCGCCGCGGTCTTATTACTTGGGAGGAATAA
- a CDS encoding IreB family regulatory phosphoprotein yields MNSYDKTMKFNFPEESMEEEVTQVMLHVHKALDEKGYNPINQIVGYLLSGDPAYIPRHEDARNMIRKLERDEIIEELVKYYIRENGGNLK; encoded by the coding sequence ATGAATTCATACGATAAAACGATGAAATTTAACTTTCCTGAAGAATCGATGGAGGAAGAAGTAACACAAGTGATGCTTCATGTACACAAAGCGCTTGACGAAAAAGGCTACAACCCGATTAATCAAATAGTGGGTTACCTTCTTTCAGGTGACCCGGCTTATATTCCAAGGCATGAAGATGCGCGTAATATGATCCGAAAGCTTGAACGTGATGAAATTATCGAGGAACTTGTGAAGTATTACATCCGGGAAAACGGAGGTAACCTCAAGTGA
- the ruvX gene encoding Holliday junction resolvase RuvX, with product MRIMGLDVGTKTVGIAISDALGWTAQGIETIQIDENAGNFGMKRIRKLVAEYQVSSFVVGFPKNMNNTVGPRGEASERYARLLEKTFGLPVTLWDERLTTMAAERMLIEADVSRKKRKTVIDKTAAIMILQGYLDLNNNK from the coding sequence GTGAGAATTATGGGTTTGGATGTGGGAACCAAAACAGTAGGCATTGCAATTAGTGATGCATTAGGTTGGACCGCCCAAGGAATCGAAACCATCCAAATTGATGAGAATGCGGGCAACTTCGGCATGAAACGAATTCGTAAACTTGTCGCTGAATATCAAGTCAGTAGTTTTGTAGTTGGGTTTCCGAAAAACATGAACAATACAGTTGGTCCAAGGGGCGAGGCTTCTGAAAGATATGCCCGCCTTCTCGAGAAAACATTCGGTTTACCCGTAACGCTTTGGGATGAGCGGTTGACAACCATGGCTGCGGAGCGAATGCTTATTGAGGCAGACGTTAGCCGTAAAAAGAGGAAAACTGTTATCGATAAGACGGCTGCGATTATGATCTTACAGGGTTACTTAGATTTAAATAATAATAAATGA
- the mtnN gene encoding 5'-methylthioadenosine/S-adenosylhomocysteine nucleosidase, translated as MKIAVIGAMEEEVELLREAISSPQTTVIANIEYIKGAIGNHEVILVKSGIGKVNAAMATTILLEKFRPDVVLNTGSAGGFGETLEVGTIVISSEVRHHDVDLTAFGYEYGQVAQLPAAFVGDEKLVKLAVAAVEEIGQHEHAIGLIASSDTFMSNPDHVEKVRNLFPQIIAAEMEAAAVAQVCYQFETPFVVIRALSDIAGKEATMSFEEFLPVAALHSTQVILRVISNL; from the coding sequence ATGAAAATTGCAGTTATCGGGGCAATGGAAGAGGAAGTTGAATTATTAAGAGAAGCTATCTCATCGCCACAAACAACAGTGATTGCGAATATTGAATATATTAAAGGCGCAATCGGGAATCATGAAGTGATTTTAGTGAAAAGCGGCATCGGGAAAGTGAACGCTGCAATGGCAACGACAATTCTTTTAGAAAAGTTTAGGCCAGATGTTGTGTTAAATACCGGATCGGCAGGCGGTTTTGGGGAGACACTTGAAGTCGGAACCATTGTTATATCAAGTGAGGTCAGACATCACGACGTAGATTTGACTGCATTCGGTTATGAATATGGACAGGTAGCTCAATTGCCAGCAGCTTTTGTTGGAGATGAAAAACTTGTGAAACTCGCTGTTGCAGCCGTAGAAGAAATAGGACAACATGAACATGCGATAGGGCTTATTGCTTCAAGCGACACCTTTATGAGTAATCCGGATCATGTAGAAAAAGTTCGAAATCTATTTCCGCAGATTATAGCTGCAGAGATGGAGGCGGCCGCGGTTGCGCAAGTGTGTTATCAGTTCGAGACGCCGTTCGTTGTCATCCGCGCGTTGTCTGATATAGCGGGGAAGGAAGCGACAATGAGTTTCGAAGAATTTCTACCGGTTGCAGCGCTTCATTCAACACAAGTAATTTTACGGGTAATCTCGAATCTTTGA
- a CDS encoding DUF1292 domain-containing protein, with protein sequence MEHGQDTMTIVDENGDEHVCEVILTFESKDFGKSYVLYHILGQDDTDDSEEIEIHASSFTPKEDGEEDGELLPIEDDAEWEMIEETLNTFLDEEEEDE encoded by the coding sequence ATGGAACACGGACAAGACACAATGACAATCGTTGATGAAAACGGTGATGAGCATGTATGCGAAGTTATCCTGACATTTGAATCAAAGGATTTCGGTAAATCTTACGTACTGTATCATATTCTAGGACAGGATGATACGGATGATTCCGAAGAAATAGAAATCCATGCATCTTCCTTTACTCCGAAAGAAGACGGGGAGGAAGACGGAGAACTACTTCCAATTGAAGATGATGCTGAATGGGAAATGATTGAGGAAACATTAAATACATTTTTAGACGAAGAAGAGGAAGACGAGTAA
- a CDS encoding O-methyltransferase: protein MIYYVDKEYRTGVETTITTYDSYIAGLLKEKDPFLTEMESYAEQNHVPIMDSGAIETLLGLLSIQKPNRILEIGSAIGYSAIRMAQSLPDTFITTIERDQARYLKAVDYIEAAGLSNRIQIIEADALLLDDQRIVGEAYDALFIDAAKGQYKRFFEKYASFISSGGVIYCDNMFLHGMVLREDKELPRRKRTMVRNLKEFTRWVLNHPDYVTSLFPLGDGILIAIKK from the coding sequence ATAATTTATTACGTTGACAAGGAATACCGAACAGGAGTTGAGACGACTATTACTACGTACGATTCTTATATTGCCGGTCTTCTTAAAGAAAAGGATCCTTTTCTAACCGAAATGGAAAGTTATGCCGAGCAAAATCATGTACCGATTATGGACAGCGGTGCTATCGAAACTTTATTGGGATTATTATCGATTCAGAAACCGAATCGAATTCTAGAAATCGGCAGCGCAATCGGGTATTCGGCAATCCGGATGGCTCAATCATTACCCGATACTTTCATCACGACGATTGAAAGAGACCAGGCCCGTTATCTAAAAGCCGTCGATTATATTGAAGCAGCAGGCCTATCGAATCGAATTCAAATTATTGAAGCTGATGCGTTATTACTTGACGATCAACGAATTGTTGGAGAAGCGTATGATGCTCTTTTTATAGATGCAGCGAAAGGTCAATACAAGCGTTTCTTTGAGAAATATGCATCCTTTATTTCATCCGGAGGTGTTATTTATTGCGATAACATGTTCTTGCATGGTATGGTTTTGCGGGAAGATAAAGAACTGCCTAGAAGAAAACGCACGATGGTTCGAAATTTGAAGGAATTTACGCGATGGGTGTTGAATCATCCCGATTATGTAACTTCGCTATTTCCGCTAGGCGACGGGATATTAATTGCAATTAAAAAATAA
- a CDS encoding YrrS family protein codes for MNKPDNNYSRLNRKRGRNRSDKILNILIAVVVLAIIITASIIFLGGDNKNKADEKLPDANEEQSDDDDAQGTDNNDAASDDDSGAEDETDEPDESTETDEEKNPGVVKYESPDDAVVNESIIKTGWEPIGTKQTGEHVSLYDGKSVDWQEKISAISYATDLAEDALIIWKIKNGGSPQKSIGIVSTKDKVEKYRVYLEWIDEKGWKPVKMDVLNTLDFDY; via the coding sequence ATGAATAAACCCGATAATAATTACTCTAGACTAAACCGTAAAAGAGGACGCAATCGATCAGATAAGATTTTAAACATATTAATTGCTGTTGTTGTTCTCGCAATTATCATTACGGCGTCAATCATATTTTTGGGTGGAGACAATAAAAATAAAGCGGATGAAAAATTACCAGACGCGAATGAAGAACAAAGCGATGACGATGATGCCCAGGGAACGGATAATAATGACGCGGCAAGTGACGATGATTCTGGTGCTGAAGACGAAACGGATGAACCAGATGAATCAACAGAAACTGATGAAGAAAAGAATCCAGGGGTTGTTAAATATGAGTCGCCAGACGATGCAGTTGTAAATGAATCAATCATTAAAACTGGATGGGAACCGATTGGCACCAAACAAACTGGTGAACATGTATCACTATATGACGGTAAGTCCGTGGATTGGCAGGAAAAAATCTCTGCAATTTCATATGCAACAGACTTAGCAGAAGATGCACTAATTATTTGGAAAATCAAAAATGGCGGAAGTCCGCAGAAGTCGATTGGAATTGTTTCTACAAAGGATAAAGTCGAAAAATACAGAGTGTATTTAGAATGGATTGACGAAAAAGGTTGGAAACCCGTCAAAATGGATGTCCTTAATACGCTTGATTTTGATTATTAA
- the greA gene encoding transcription elongation factor GreA, translating to MITEKKFPMTAAGKLKLKEELEHLKMVTRREVVERIKIARDFGDLSENSEYDSAKEEQSFVEGRISTLEKMIRNAVIIKESEFNTDEVHLGNTVTFKELPDGDEETYTIVGSAEANPIEGLISNDSPIAKGLLGRAKGDVVSINTPGGEMSVTILEIK from the coding sequence ATGATTACGGAAAAGAAGTTTCCGATGACTGCTGCTGGTAAACTTAAGCTGAAGGAAGAACTCGAACATTTAAAAATGGTGACACGAAGAGAAGTTGTCGAACGTATTAAAATCGCCCGGGATTTCGGTGACTTGTCAGAAAACTCGGAGTACGATTCAGCGAAAGAAGAGCAGTCATTTGTTGAAGGAAGAATATCTACACTTGAAAAAATGATTAGAAATGCAGTAATCATTAAAGAGTCGGAATTTAATACGGATGAAGTGCATTTGGGGAATACGGTTACTTTTAAGGAACTTCCAGATGGAGACGAAGAGACTTATACAATTGTCGGTTCTGCTGAAGCGAATCCAATTGAAGGTCTCATCTCGAACGATTCACCGATTGCGAAAGGGTTACTGGGCCGAGCAAAAGGCGATGTTGTTAGTATTAATACGCCTGGAGGAGAAATGTCGGTTACGATTCTTGAAATAAAATAA
- the udk gene encoding uridine kinase translates to MKTTKPLVIGIAGGSGSGKTSVTNSIYNVFKDHSVVVIGQDFYYKDQSHLEFEERLETNYDHPFAFDTDLLITHLHKLLKRESIEKPIYDYSMHTRSKETVIIEPKDVIIVEGILVLEEVELRNLMDIKLYVDTDADLRIIRRITRDINERGRTVDSVVDQYLSVVRPMHNQFIEPTKKYADIIVPEGGHNKVAIDLMVTKIKTILENGTDLYYDNDIKS, encoded by the coding sequence ATGAAGACCACTAAACCACTTGTTATCGGAATCGCTGGTGGTTCTGGTTCAGGTAAGACAAGCGTTACAAACTCAATTTATAATGTTTTTAAGGACCATTCAGTTGTTGTGATTGGCCAAGATTTTTATTATAAAGATCAATCACATTTGGAGTTTGAAGAACGACTTGAAACGAACTATGATCATCCATTTGCATTCGATACTGATTTATTAATCACTCACTTACACAAGCTGTTAAAGCGTGAAAGCATCGAAAAACCGATTTATGATTACTCTATGCATACGAGATCCAAAGAAACGGTAATCATTGAACCTAAAGATGTTATTATTGTCGAGGGTATTTTAGTGTTGGAAGAGGTCGAACTTAGAAATTTGATGGATATTAAGTTATATGTTGATACGGATGCCGATCTTCGCATTATTAGACGTATCACACGTGATATTAATGAACGTGGCAGGACTGTCGATTCAGTCGTTGACCAATACCTATCGGTTGTTCGTCCAATGCACAATCAATTCATAGAACCGACAAAGAAATATGCTGATATTATTGTGCCAGAAGGTGGGCACAATAAAGTTGCAATTGACTTAATGGTCACAAAAATAAAAACAATTCTTGAAAATGGAACGGATCTATATTATGATAATGACATAAAATCATAG
- the yqeH gene encoding ribosome biogenesis GTPase YqeH has protein sequence MDDIKCIGCGITIQTENAEKEGYAPASSLSNEELVCRRCFRLRNYNELQPVSLTGDDFLNILNGIGQKKGIVVKIVDIFDFNGSWISGLHRFVGNKDILLIGNKVDLLPKSINPNRVINWMKAEASKLGLKPVDVLLVSAFKGQGMEEALAAIDSIRKGKDVYVVGCTNTGKSTFINRIIKGETGIGNVITTSHFPGTTLDLVEIPFEDGRAIYDTPGVINDHQIAHYLDEKDLKAITPKKELKPKVFQLNAEQTLFLGGLARFDFISGERSSFMVYVSNDIEIHRTKLSNADALYEKHVGVMLTPPSEKSLEKLPPFVRHEFSIKNSKTDIVISGLGWITLQRPGVIAIHVPRGVDVVLRPSLI, from the coding sequence GTGGACGACATTAAATGTATTGGTTGCGGCATTACAATTCAAACTGAAAATGCTGAAAAAGAAGGTTATGCGCCAGCAAGTTCATTATCAAACGAAGAATTGGTATGCCGACGTTGTTTCCGTCTTCGGAATTATAATGAGCTTCAGCCCGTTTCATTGACTGGCGATGATTTCTTAAATATCTTGAATGGCATAGGGCAGAAAAAAGGGATCGTCGTTAAAATTGTTGATATCTTCGACTTCAATGGTAGTTGGATTTCAGGCCTTCACCGCTTTGTCGGTAATAAGGATATTTTGTTAATCGGTAACAAAGTGGATTTATTGCCTAAATCGATTAACCCTAATCGAGTGATTAATTGGATGAAAGCGGAAGCGTCTAAACTTGGTTTGAAACCAGTCGACGTACTGCTTGTATCAGCCTTTAAAGGTCAAGGGATGGAAGAGGCTCTAGCGGCAATTGACTCTATCCGGAAAGGGAAAGATGTCTATGTGGTCGGATGCACGAATACTGGAAAGTCGACTTTCATTAATCGAATTATAAAAGGTGAAACCGGTATCGGCAATGTGATCACGACATCACATTTTCCTGGAACGACGCTTGATCTTGTAGAAATTCCGTTCGAAGATGGTCGAGCAATTTATGATACGCCGGGCGTTATTAATGATCACCAAATCGCTCATTATCTTGACGAAAAAGATTTGAAAGCAATTACGCCTAAAAAAGAACTTAAACCGAAAGTGTTTCAACTGAATGCGGAGCAAACATTGTTTCTTGGCGGGTTAGCTCGTTTCGACTTCATATCAGGAGAACGCTCATCGTTTATGGTTTATGTTTCGAATGATATTGAGATTCACCGGACGAAATTATCTAATGCAGACGCATTGTATGAAAAACATGTGGGTGTTATGTTAACCCCGCCATCGGAAAAATCGCTGGAAAAGCTTCCGCCATTTGTTCGACATGAATTTTCTATTAAAAATTCGAAAACGGATATTGTGATATCGGGTCTTGGCTGGATTACCCTTCAACGACCTGGCGTTATCGCGATTCACGTTCCTAGAGGCGTAGATGTAGTTCTCCGACCATCACTCATCTAA
- the sigK gene encoding RNA polymerase sporulation sigma factor SigK, with amino-acid sequence MSGFVLSIVQLWLEIPAVLGYIRGQAFKRPLSKEEETACLARFAEGDFDARDELIERNMRLVAHIVKKFHPKHELLDDYISIGTIGLMKAVNTFTPDRKTKLATYAARCIENEILMYLRTQKKVQKDVSLFEPIGGDNDGQSLQIADLLQTDDESPIDTVEQNERKERLYKHLGKLDGRELEIIQRRYGLLDDKPMTQKAIAEQLDISRSYVSRIEKRAIVKLYQLFKHEYNE; translated from the coding sequence ATGAGCGGGTTTGTATTGTCGATTGTTCAGCTGTGGCTTGAAATTCCTGCAGTGCTCGGCTATATCCGAGGGCAAGCGTTTAAACGCCCCCTATCTAAAGAGGAAGAAACTGCATGTCTAGCAAGGTTCGCGGAAGGAGACTTCGATGCAAGGGATGAGCTTATTGAACGTAATATGCGTTTAGTGGCACATATCGTTAAGAAGTTTCATCCAAAACATGAACTACTGGATGATTACATTTCAATTGGAACAATCGGCCTAATGAAAGCGGTAAATACATTTACACCAGACCGAAAAACAAAACTAGCAACTTATGCAGCCCGTTGTATCGAAAACGAAATATTAATGTACCTTCGCACACAAAAAAAAGTACAAAAAGACGTTTCGCTTTTTGAACCAATCGGCGGGGATAATGATGGTCAATCATTACAAATTGCTGATTTACTTCAAACCGACGATGAGTCTCCAATCGATACTGTCGAGCAGAACGAACGAAAAGAAAGGCTTTATAAACATCTTGGAAAACTTGACGGCAGAGAGTTAGAAATAATTCAACGCCGATATGGTCTTTTGGATGACAAGCCAATGACTCAAAAAGCAATCGCCGAGCAACTCGACATTTCACGTAGCTATGTTTCCAGAATTGAAAAGCGCGCAATCGTAAAGTTATATCAGTTGTTTAAACACGAATACAACGAGTAA